A stretch of the Bombyx mori chromosome 12, ASM3026992v2 genome encodes the following:
- the LOC119631101 gene encoding collagenase codes for MKVFAAVLMALAAVVVAEEPIELDYHIKIGIPRAESLRRAEEAADFDGTRIVGGSAANAGAHPHLAGLVIALTNGRTSICGASLLTNTRSVTAAHCWRTRRAQARQFTLALGTANIFSGGTRVTTSNVQMHGSYNMDTLHNDVAIINHNHVGFTNNIQRINLASGSNNFAGTWAWAAGFGRTSDAASGANNQQKRQVSLQVITNAVCARTFGNNVIIASTLCVDGSNGRSTCSGDSGGPLTIGSGGSRQLIGITSFGSAQGCQRGHPAGFARVTSFNSWIRARI; via the exons ATGAAGGTCTTCGCAGCAGTATTGATGGCGTTGGCGGCCGTGGTCGTGGCAGAAGAGCCCATCGAACTCGACTACCACATCAAGATCGGTATCCCCCGGGCCGAGAGTCTTAGACGCGCCGAGGAAGCCGCTGACTTCGACGGTACCAGGATTGTGGGTGGTTCTGCCGCAAACGCTGGTGCTCACCCCCATCTT GCTGGACTTGTGATCGCACTGACGAATGGCAGAACTTCCATCTGCGGAGCTTCCTTACTGACCAACACCCGCTCCGTGACCGCCGCTCATTGCTGGAGGACCAGGAGAGCCCAGGCTCGTCAGTTCACCCTCGCTCTTGGCACAGCTAACATCTTCTCCGGAGGCACCAGGGTCACCACCTCCAATGTCCAGATGCACGGCAGCTACAACATGGACACCCTCCACAACGACGTCGCCATCATCAACCACAACCATGTTGGCTTCACCA ACAACATCCAGCGCATCAACCTAGCCAGTGGAAGCAACAACTTTGCTGGTACTTGGGCCTGGGCTGCCGGCTTCGGAAGGACCTCCGATG CTGCTTCGGGAGCCAACAACCAACAAAAACGCCAAGTGAGCCTCCAGGTCATTACCAACGCCGTCTGCGCCCGCACGTTTGGAAACAATGTGATCATTGCCTCCACCCTCTGTGTTGACGGCTCTAACGGTCGCAGCACCTGCAGCGGAGACTCCGGCGGCCCTCTCACCATCGGCAGCGGCGGAAGCCGTCAACTG ATCGGTATCACATCGTTCGGATCAGCTCAAGGTTGCCAGAGAGGCCACCCTGCCGGCTTCGCCAGAGTCACATCCTTCAACTCCTGGATCCGGGCTAGAATTTAA